One region of Corvus moneduloides isolate bCorMon1 chromosome 1, bCorMon1.pri, whole genome shotgun sequence genomic DNA includes:
- the PTF1A gene encoding pancreas transcription factor 1 subunit alpha, which produces METVLLEHFPGGLDSFSSPPYFDEEDFFSESPPRDVLTSDGLLEPDVDFLSRQLQEYYRDGGDPEGSYRCPAPPAAFPPSPASPGFAYECCGAAGAALLSPGGRLQALGSAKRRRRVRSEAELQQLRQAANVRERRRMQSINDAFEGLRSHIPTLPYEKRLSKVDTLRLAIGYINFLSELVQSDLPLRSASSESPSQPKKIIICHRGTRSPSPSDPDYGLPPLAGHSLSWTDEKQLKEQNIIRTAKVWTPEDPRKVNNKPSINDIENEPPFDYVA; this is translated from the exons ATGGAGAcggtgctgctggagcacttCCCCGGGGGGCTGGACTCCTTCTCCTCGCCCCCCTACTTCGACGAGGAGGACTTCTTCTCCGAGTCGCCCCCGCGGGACGTGCTGACCTCGGACGGGCTGCTGGAGCCGGACGTGGATTTCCTCAGCCGGCAGCTGCAGGAGTACTACCGCGACGGCGGCGACCCCGAGGGCAGCTACCGCTGCccggcgccgcccgccgccTTCCCGCCGTCTCCCGCCTCGCCCGGCTTCGCCTACGAATGctgcggggcggcgggcgcggcgctgcTGTCCCCCGGGGGGCGGCTCCAGGCGCTGGGCTCGGCCAAGCGGCGGAGGCGGGTGCGCTCCGAGgcggagctgcagcagctccgtCAGGCGGCCAACgtgcgggagcggcggcggatGCAGTCCATCAACGACGCCTTCGAAGGGCTGCGCTCGCACATCCCCACTCTGCCCTACGAGAAGCGCCTCTCCAAGGTGGACACGCTGCGCCTGGCCATCGGCTACATCAACTTCCTCAGCGAACTGGTGCAGTCCGACCTGCCGCTGCGCAGCGCCAGCAGCGAGAGCCCCAGCCAGCCCAAGAAAATCATCATCTGCCACCGCGGCACAA GATCTCCCTCCCCGAGCGACCCCGATTACGGACTCCCCCCTCTGGCCGGTCACTCGCTGTCGTGGACTGATGAAAAGCAGCTCAAGGAACAAAACATCATCCGGACAGCCAAAGTGTGGACCCCCGAGGACCCGCGGAAGGTGAACAACAAACCCTCCATCAACGACATAGAGAATGAGCCCCCCTTCGACTACGTGGCGTGA